The stretch of DNA TTGAAACGCCTGCCAGGCACGTGACCTTCTGGGATCATGCCGCAGCCCTGTTCGGCAAGGACGTGCCTCCGAACGTGGGCATGGCTCCCGGCGGTGAACCGGGTTCCGGCCCAGAAGGAACGTTTGTACCCGATGAGGCGCACAGGGCGTTTGTGGTGCATGGGCTGCCCGCATTGCCCTATGGCAACGACGGTTCCGTCAATCCGTATCCGCTGCTTATCGTGGAAGCGCGTGACACCTCCGGTGAACTGCTTGCCGAAACGCAGGTGGCTGTTCCCGTTTCCACGGAGTGGGGCTGCCGCAACTGCCACGATGGCGGCTGGCGTGTGGCCAACCGCACCGGCATGTCCGATGTGACGGCAGACAACATTCTCGCCGCGCACGACAAGATCAACAGAACCGACCTTGTGGCGCGCGCCGCCCGCGGCAACCCCGTGCTCTGCCAGAGCTGCCACGGTTCTGCCAAGCTGGGTACCGAGGGGCAGGAAGGGCTTATCGGCTTCTCTGCCGCCGTGCACGGCTGGCATGCGAACTATCTGGGTGAGGAAGATGACCGCAGTTGCAAGAGCTGCCATCCTGCGGCCCGTTCCAGTTTCACGCAGGGGATGCGCGGCGTCCATGGTTCCAAGGGACTCACCTGCGTGAACTGCCATGGCACGCTGGAAGACCACGCCCTCGGCCTGTTGAAGAAAGAGAAAGAGCTGGGCAAGCGCGGTGTGGATAAGCTCATGACACACCTCGTACCGCGCGTTGTGGATTCCTATGAGGAAGTGCAGGCGCGTTCACCCTGGGTCAGCGAGCCTGACTGCACCGTGTGCCATGACTTCTTCACCACCCCTGCGGCGGATGCCTCTGCGGCGCATAAGTGGACATCGGGTGATCCTGCCGAGCTCTACAGCGAACGGCAGGACGACATGGGCGCCATCATGTGTCAGGCCTGCCACGGTTCCACCCATGCCCTGTATCCGGCGGAAAACGCCTTCGGGAAGCTGCGCAGCAACATCATTCCCCTGCAGTACCAGCAACTTGCCGGTCCTCTTGGCAGGGGCAATAACTGCATCTGCCATACCCGCGAGCTGACGGTGTATGAATCGGCGCACCATCCCATCGTTCCCAAATAACCTGCTGTAATTCTGAACTTTTGGCGCGCAACCGCTCCATAGGGTCAGACAATGGCAAGAAGAAAAGAGATTGTTCCAAAATGGAACAATCTCTTTTTTTCTTTATACTGTCGTAAATTATCTTCGGAAGCTATTGTCCGGCAACAGGTTGAGAGCAAAGAAAAAATTTTTCAGGCTTCCAAAGAGAGAAAAATGGTAAGTGTGTCCTCACTGTGGAAATGGAAAAATTGCGGGCCTGATTTTTGTCCGCAACTATATGAATTTATGCTACTGTTCATTTTGTGGCAACAATGTGAAACGGATATATAGATTATATCTATAGTTTCTATTTGTTGTATCTGTTTCATATTGACATATTTTTCACATTCATCTAGGCCGGACAAACGTAGTAAGTGACTTGGGTTAGAGGTCAACTTAGTCATGTGAGGAAATCATGCTGAAAACTGTTCTGAATCTCTTTACCAATCTCTGCCTCTGGGTGAGCGCGATTGTCTTCGCATCTCCTGTGGCAGCCATGGCGTCCGCTGCCGCTGATGCGGGCGTCGTGCCTGGTGCAGACGGCAAGCCGTGGTGGTTCTGGCCTGTTGTGCTGCTGTTCTTCTGTTTTGTCCTCGGCATCATTGCGGTGCTCGCGGGCGTTGGGGGCGGCGTTCTGTTCGTGCCGCTGGTTTCGGGCTTCTTCCCGTTCCATATTGACTTTGTTCGTGGTGCCGGCCTTATGGTCGCACTGGCGGGCGCTCTGGCAGCCGGTCCCGGCCTGCTCAAGCGTAACCTCGCCAGTCTGCGGCTAGCCTTGCCGGTGGCGCTTATCGCGTCTGCCTGCGCCATTGCAGGTGCCATGCTCGGTCTGTATCTGTCTTCGCTTGATCCGCGCTACATTCAGACCGCCCTGGGCGCTACCATCATGGGTATTGCCGTGCTGCTGCTCTGTTCCAAGAACTCCGAATACCCCGTCGTGACCAAGCAGGATGCTATCGGCCTCGCACTCGGTATCGAAGGCATCTACAAGGATCAGGGCACGGGCAAGGAATTCCACTGGAAGACGCACCGCACCCTTCCCGGCCTTCTGCTCTTCATCGTCATCGGTCTTATGGCCGGTATGTTCGGTCTGGGCGCAGGTTGGGCAAACATCCCCGTTCTGAACCTTCTCATGGGCGCTCCGCTGAAAGTGTCCGTGGCAACCTCCAAGTTCCTTCTGTCCATCACGGATACCTCCGCTGCATGGATTTATCTGAACCAGGGTTGCGTTATTCCGCTGATGGCTATTCCTTCCATCATCGGTCTGATGGCCGGTTCCTTCGTGGGTGTGCGTCTGCTTGCCATCGCAAAGCCGACCTTTATCCGCTACATGGTTATCGGCGTTCTCTTCTTTGCGGGTTTCAAGGCTCTGGACAAGGGTCTTGGCCTCGGAATTCTGGGCTAACGGGAGGATGATATGAGCAAAGAAAAAGCTTGCAACGTTTCCACCGAGGCCACTCCGGAACAGATGCTTTATGCGAAGATTCTGGAAATGGGTGCGACCACAGGCCTGTTGCTGATGATCGTTTCCTATCTGCTGTACGTGTTTGGCGTGTTCGAGCCCCACGTACCGATTGAAACCGTAGTTGCCAACTGGCATCTCGGTATTCAGGATTACCTTGCTGCCACCAATTCGCCTCAAGGCTGGAGCTGGGTGGCACTGCTGGGCAAGGGCGATTTCATGAACTTCTTCGGTCTCGCTCTGCTGGCACTGCTTACCATCGTTTGTTACGCAGTGCTTATTCCCGGCTACCTGCGCTGCAAGGATAAGGCTTACACCTTCTTTGTAGTTGCGGAAATTCTCGTTCTCTCCCTCGCTGCCTCCGGTCTGGTTGGCGGCGGCGGTCACTAGGTCAATTTCTACTACCGTACCATGGGCCCCCGGAACGCACGTTCCGGGGGCTTTTTTGATGGAATGATAGTGAACACCTGTGTATGCGAGAGCACGGCACGGGTTTTGTTGACGGGAGTCGGAAACCGGATATACTACACAATTGACCGACCACCCAGCGTGTGGCTTCCTCTGAACGACGCAATGCCGAAAGGAGTAGTAAGCAACCAATGAAACTTTTTGCTCTGTTGCTTGACCGTATAATTGACCGCGTTAACGTGAACTTGCGCGGCCTTGGTTTTGACGTGCGCCTCTACGTGCGCGTGATGGCGGAATACCGCTATGGCGGGTGTTCCTTTGCCTGCTACGGCCTGAGCACATACCACCCCATCCATCTGCAGTTCAATAACTCCAGCCTTTCGGGCAGCTATTTTCTCGGGCGCTGCAAGGTGCGGCATTCCGTGCTTATGCGAAGCGATATCCGGGGTGACGAGCTGAAAAAGAAAGGCCAGCTCTGGCAGATAGGCGATGTGAGCATTCCGCTGTATCACGATGAGATTATCACCATCCGGAACAGCTTTCTGGACACCACGCTTGTGCACAGCAACTCGCATTCGCCGGAATCGCCCGAAGAGTTCCATATCCGCAACACCGTGGCCATGCCCTATGCGAACATCCACGGTGCTCCTTCCGAGGGGAGTTTTATCGGCACCTTCGGCACCATTGACCTGACCACCGTACACAACTGTGTGATCGGCCATTTTGCCTACATTCAGGCTGGCGAGGTGCGGCATGAAAAGTTTGAGCCCGGAACCATCTTTCTGCGTTCTCCGGGCAGCTGGGAGTTCCACTACCAATACGACCTTGCCGTGCTGGACAAATACATCCGGCATGAGGAAGGCGAGGCACCTGAAGGGGTGTTCATAGATTTTGCCGAACCGTACGAAGACGCCTTTGCGGGGTTGTTCGCCTCTGCCCGTCAGGGGCATTATCCCGCCGGAGCCGGTTCATTCGTTTCCCGCTATGCCGTGAAGCGCGGCGACACGACCATTGGCGCGAACGTGCTTGTGGCCCAGCGTTCCTATCTGGAAAACGCCGTCATCAGCAAAGGCTCCAATGCGCAGGAAAAGTGCTATGTCATCAATTCCGTGCTCGGTCCCTGCTGCGTTGCGGCGCATGGTGCAAAGATTGTGGGTGCACGGCTTGAAGAAAAGGTCTTTGTCGGCTTCAACAGCTTCCTGCGTGGAACCGAAGAGGCACCGCTGACGGTGGGCAAAGACTGCATTATCATGCCGCATACCATCATCGATCTTGAGGAGCCGCTGCATATTCCCGCAAACCGGCTAGTGTGGGGGCATATCCGAAACGAAGCGGACCTTGCCACGCAGACCGTGGACCTTGACGAGTTTGCTTCCGGCAGCGGCGACGTGCAGATAGGCCATATGTGCTTCCGCGGAGATACGGGCGATTTCGTACGCGGATTCCGTGAGCGTATAGAGCATATTCTGCAGGAAAACGGCGCTTACTGGGACGGGCATGACAAGGATAAGGGCCATGCCCAGAACATGAAGTACCTGACCTTCAACATCATCCAGCCCTATGCGGATGGTGAAGCCGAAGGGTTGTACCCGACCATCGATATCCGGCCCATTAGCTAGCGGCGGTATCGGGCTAAAGAATCATCTGTCGTCTCAGTGAAGAGTGAATAAGCATGGGGTATGCTGGCCTGCGATTCAGAGGATATCAGGTGAAATAGGGAAATCAGGCCTTGAGCAGGGCAGCCATCCGCAGGTCCGTTGCGAGCGCATCCGCCAGTTTGCGGTGTCCGGCAGGCAGGGTGTAGTTGTCCAGTTCGTCAAAGCGCACCCAGCGATACTCTGTTGCGGCGTGCAGCACCGGCGTGCCGTCGCCCTTGTCGAGCTTGAGAAAATAGCAGTGCAGCGAGACACGGTAGGTGGTGTAGCCGTGGTTGATGACGGTGATCTTGTCTATGGGGGTGACGGCGAATTCCATTTCTTCCATGAATTCTCGCACCACCGTTTCGCTGGGGTGTTCCCCCTCTTCCACGCACCCGCCGGGAAATTCCCAGAATCCGGCCCATACGCCGTGTTCCGGACGCTTCTGGATGAAGATGCGCCCATCGCGTATGAGCAGGCCCGTGGCTACATCCAGATGGGTTATGGGCTTGCGCGGCGCAGGGACAGGGCGCTCCTGCACAATGCCCAGATGCAGTGCCTCGCACCAGCGGCTGACGGGGCATGATTCGCACCGCGCTTTCTTGGAACAGACAAGCGCACCCAACTCCATCATGGCCTGATTGAATTCCCGCGCCTTGCCCGAGGGCAGCAGTGATTCCGCTGTTGCGCGGATGAAGGCCATGTTCTCCTTCTGCTTCACCGGAGAATCCATGTCGCAGACCCGCGCAATAACGCGTTCCACATTGGCGTCAACACACACCACATCCTGTCCGAAAGCTATGGAGGCAATGGCTCCTGCCGTGTAGTCCCCTATGCCGGGCAGTGCGCGTATGCTGGCAATATCGTCGGGAAAAACACCCCCGTGCCGTTCCATGATGATGCGCGCCGCCTTGTGCAGATTGCGCACGCGGGAGTAGTAGCCGAGCCCTTCCCACAGTTTGAGCACTTCGTCTTCGCTTGCTGCGGCGACGGCGGCAATGTCCGGCAGGCGGTCTGTCCAGCGCAGAAAGTAGTCCACGCCGCGTTCCATCTGAGTTTGCTGGAGCATTATTTCCGATATCCAGACGTGATAGGGCTGGTAATCCGTGCGCCACGGAAGCGGACGTTTGTGAGCATCGAACCAGTCGAGAAGCGTTGCCGAGAAGACGGAATGGTCATGTGTGTGCAGCATGTGCGGGTTGTAGCCATTCGCACGGCAAAGTACAACCTATGCATGATAATAGTGGAAAGCACACGGACATATGCTTAAAGTAAATATCAGATGCGTTATTATGGTTCTACGTTTTGCCATTCGGAGGGATGGGGATTATGGAATTGCCGAAACCGTGTACCGGCTGTGGGGGCAGGGTGGTGCACTTGCAATATGATGGAGTGTATTATTTTGTTTCGTGCGAGCAGTGCGAGAAGGCCGGGCCGCGCACCGATTCGCCCGAGGACGCTCTTGTCATGTGGAACAGCAACAGCAGCACCATGTTTGTCTACGGCGAGGACCTTCGCAAAAGCCGCATTCTGAAGAAAATGGAATGTCAGGACAGGCGGGACGACCGCTTTGTGGTGCAAATTCCCATAGTGCTGGCGGTGGGCGGCATACGGGGCAGGCGTGTGACAGGGGTGATGCGCAATGTGTCACACTTCGGGGCCTTTCTCGAACTCACCGGGGGCGATGTGAGCGCCGTGCCTGTGGGCATAGAAGATTTTCGAGACATGGAGACCTATCTTTTCTTCAAGCTGCCCAAGGAAATGCCGAAACCGGAAGATGGTGCAGACACCAGCGTGCAGACCTTCCGGTTCAGCCCGCGCCACCTGCATCAGAAACGTGAAGTGGTTGCCGTGGGCGGCTGTTTTGTCCAGCTGAAGACTGATCAGACAGAAACGCTGACGGCACTGGTCAACTACTCTTCGGAGATACTGGCAGCGCACGCGTAAGGTTTTTTAGGATGCAGTCATGACAAGGCCCCTTCGGTTTGAGGGGGCTTTTCTTATGGGGAAAGGGTGCTCAGCCCCGCAGGTTCACTCGGTCTGCATGTGCTTGCGCGCCAATGCAAGAAAATCGGTCAGCAGGGGCGAGCACCATTTATCCACATGGCGTATCATGAGCAGCGCGGTTTCCCGTGGCGCGGCAGGCCAGTCCAGCGGAATCAGTCTTCCCTGCTGCAGGTCCTCTGCAATGCTTGTGCGGGGGCACAGGGCTATGCCCATGCCTTTGAGCAGGCAGTTCCGGTGTCCGCGACCGCTGGCGAATACTAATGCAGTGCGTTGGATGTTTTCACTGTCGAGCGACCGCTCGAACGCCTTTCTGTAGCTTCAGTCCACCCGCAGATGCAGAATGGTACTGCCATGCATGGAGGCCGTGGTAACGTGAGGCACCTGTGATAGCGGGTGCTGCGGTGCCGCAACCAGCATAAGCGATTCCGTTCTCAGGGCTTCCACAGTCACGTTGGGCATGGTGACTTCATCCGTCAGCAGAAAGGCCAGATCAATGCGGCCGGAATTCAGCTCTTCCCTCAGGCGGGCATCGTCGCAGTTGATGAAGTTGAGCACGGCTTTGGGGTGCCGGTCGTGAAAGTCCTCGACTATGGCGGGCATGTATTCGGCAGCAACGGTTTCCGGAATGCGTATGGTCAGGCTGCCTGCCTTTTCCGTGCCCGCGGCTATTTCGTTCCTGATTTCATCTGACATGGCTTCCATTCTGCGGGCATAGTGCAGAAGCGTCTCTCCGGCTTCGGTCAGCAGAATGCGGCGGCCGATGCGGTCAAAGAGGGATACTCCCAGATCCTCTTCAAGCAGCCGTATCTGTGCGGATACGGAAGATTGCGCCAGATGCAGGTCTTCTGCCGCACGGGTGAAATTGAGCCGCTCGGCTACGGCTCTGAAGGTTCTGAGCAGGCGCAGTTCCATGATTTCTCCTTCTTTTCTCTTCTACAGACTCCGGCACTGATCGCAAATGACGATTGCTCCCATCGGATAAAATCGTTGGATGCGATTGGTTGCAATGGATAATAGGTGGGACAGATCGTAAAAACAAGGAGGTTGTCATGGAAAACAGCAGTTCGGACAGGCCGTCGGCAGGCGAAGTGGCGGCAGGATATTTTTCGGAACAGTTCCATTGCGCTGAAGCCGTGGCCAAGTCGGTTCTGAATGCGAAAGGGGAATGTGCAAAGAGTGCTGTTGCCTGTGCAACGGCCTTTGGCGGCGGATACGGCAGAAGTTTTGATGAGGCCTGCGGTGCCTTGAGCGGAGGGCTTATAGCCATAGGGCAGCTGCATGGCAGACGCGCTCCCGGCGAAAGCTGGGATTATCCTGCATCGCTCGGAGCCATGTTGCGTGAGGCCTTTGTGGAAGAGTTCGGCACGACCCACTGCAGGGCATTGCGCGAGCGCTTTGGTGATGCGCAGGAGGCGGAGTGCCGCAATCTGGTGCGCTTCACGGCGGATACCCTTGAGGAGATGCTGGAAACGCCTGTGCAGAGTTCTGCAAAGGTGGCCTGCGGTTGCCGGTAGTTTCCGGATGTCCGGATGTCCGGATGTCGGCACGAGGCATGGCAGTGAGTGGAGAGGGGCGGGGAGGCGTGCGGGTTGGTCCCGTTACCTGTTGTCCCTCTCCTTCATTATGTCAGGCATGCTATAGGCATGTTTGCGGGCATGCTCTCAGCAGGTGGCAAGTCCTGCCCGTGTGATTTCGGGGGCAGAAAGGCGCTCGGGGGGGCAGCACTGTTCTCGGTGTTGTCAGCCACGGCCTTCGGGATGCCGTGTGACGTCATCACTGCAATCAGGGCTGGATTGATGCCAGTCGTTTGCCGGTCTTTTTCTGAATCTCCACAAGCTTGAATCCGTAATCCAGCAGTTTGGTGGTCTCCACCTGCCGTATGATGGGGGTCTGCGCGCCCAGAACAACCGCCAGCAGGCGGGTGCCGTCGCGCTTGGCCGTGGCGGAAATGTTGAAACCGGAAGCGCATACGAAGCCTGTTTTCAGGCCGTCCGCACCTTCGTATCTGCCCAGCAGCGAGTTGGCGTTGCGGTGGGTGGAACCGTTGTAGGTGTACGAGGTCATGGAGTGAATGGACAGGGATTCGGGGAAGGCCTTGAGGTAATGTATCGAAAGTTTGGCGATGTCGCGGGCGGTGGAGTACTGCCCCTTGGCGGGCAGGCCGTTGGGGTTTTTGAACACGGTTTTGGTCATGCCCATTTTCTTGGCGCGGGCATTCATTTCCCGCACAAAGCGCGAGGCATCGCCTTTGCCCATGTATTCGGCCACGGCAACGCAGGCATCGTTGGCCGACACCACGCTTATACCCTTGATGAGCTCGTCTATGGTCACTTCCTCACCCTTGCGCAGGCGCATTCTTGAGCCGGAAGTGCGCGCAGCGCGGGGGCTGACGGGAATGGTCTTGCGGGGAGAGAGTTTGCCCTTTTCCAGAGCTTCGCGGACGATGTAGAGCGTCAGCAGTTTGGTGATGGATGCGGGCGGAATCTGCTTGTCCGCATTCTGTTCGTAATAGACCTGCCCAGTGCTCATGTTGATGAGGTAGGCGGCCTTCACGTTCAGGTGCGGGCGCTTGGGAGGCTTTATGTCACGGGGCAGCTTGGGCGGAGCAAGGTCCTTATCCATGCGCTCCTGCAGGGCGGGGCGCGGGGTGTAGGCTGCTGTTTGTGTGTCGGCGTGTTTGCCGGACGAGCTGCCGGACTTGCTGTTTCTTCGGTCGGGTGCCTGAACTGATGGCTGAACAGATTCCTGATCGGATTCCTGGTCGGTTCCCTGATCTGTCCCCAGATCCGGCATTTGGCCGGTCACAAGAGCCGCAAGAGCATCCACGGCCGCATGGGCATCGGATTCATCTGTCGTTAATGGCGTATCTGGTGAATCTGGTGAATCTGGCGAGCCGGTAGGACCCTCTTCAGCCGAATGCAGGCTTTCCAGCGTTGCAGGGTTGCGGGGGGCAGCGGCGCTGTTGATGATGCAGAACCGTGCATCGTCCTCTGCAGCTATAGGCAGCGCAGCTCCCATTGCACCGGCTGTAACAGCCGTGCCGGTTGCAACTGCGGCAGCCTTGGCCGTGCGTTTGGCTGTGCCGGATTTCTTGGCGGATTTCTGCGTCTTGGAGGTTTTGCGGACCGCTGTATCAGTCTTCTTGCTCCGCTTTTTCTTTTTCGCAGATTTCTTGGTGGTTTTCTTTTTGGCCGCTTTCTTTTCTGTCAGCTTGGAAGAAGCCGTGCCGGAATCGGCGGTTTTGCGGGCGCTTGCCGTGCTGGCTGCTTCGGCATGATCTGTCGGCAGCAGAGGTGTGGCAAAGCCCCCCAGCAAAAAAGCCAGGGCAAGGACAATCGCGAGGACTTTGCCTGCGACAGCATGATGTGACGGATTCGCCATGGGCGATGCCTTACGGAGCAAACTTGCGCGCGTCAAGAGAATCTTCTCCAAAAAAGCAGTAACTTAGAGGCTGTCTTTCGATGCAGAAAAAAGGTTTTCTGTCAACGGGCGGGAGCGAAGTCTTCCACGATTTTTGCGGGAGCACCTTCAGCACCCGATCCTATGGATTGCTCAATCCTGCAAGGCGAAGAAGATCACAGCGGGACGTTGAGTACGATATCTGAAAGATCGCCCTGAACGCATCGTATATGATGAATGTGGTACGAGCCTGTGAGTTCCGGATCTTTCACCTGCGCGGGCTGGCCGGTTCGCAATTCCGTAAGGTGGTCTGCAACAGCCTTCATGCAGCCGAGGTGCGTCACCACGAGAATACGTTCACCCGGGTGGCGTTCGGCACAGTCGCGCAGGGCATTCAGTGTTCTGTGCAATACATTCAGGCGGCTTTCGCCTCCGGCGGGAGTGAAGCCCCATCCGGCAGCCTTCTGTCGTTCCATCTCTTCCTGTTCGGTTTCGCCGAGCTGGACCAGCTTGTATCCTTCCCACTTGCCCCAGTGCTGTTCACGCAGGCGGTTGTCTGTGCTCATGGGCAGGGAACCGAGCCGCTCGTTGATGATTGTGGCAGTCTGCATGGCGCGGTTCAGGTCGCTGCACAGTATACGGCTCCAGTCCTGCGCAGCCAGCGCGCTACCCCAGTCGGTTGCCTGGGCGATGCCGGTGTCGGAAAGAGATATGTTTGTCTGTCCCTGAATGCGTTTTTCAATATTCCATGGGGTCAGGCCGTGGCGTATGAGGCCGAATTCCGTGTGTGTCATTCCCGTAATATCCTGAAAACTGATAGTATATGTGTGTTGGCTTGTCCGGTATCCGCCCTATTGTTTCTCATCACGTATTCGCGGGAAGAGAGCTCACGGGGTGGAATGCCGGAACTTGTCCTACCAATATATGCCTGTGGCGGGTGGTCTGTCCATCACGACAGGGGGCGGTTTTTGATGAAAATGATTGTTTTTCTCGTTTAGCGCCGCGATCTGCCATGCAGTGCATGAGGCCGGAAAAAAGAAAGTGTTCAGATC from Desulfovibrio subterraneus encodes:
- a CDS encoding DUF1634 domain-containing protein → MSKEKACNVSTEATPEQMLYAKILEMGATTGLLLMIVSYLLYVFGVFEPHVPIETVVANWHLGIQDYLAATNSPQGWSWVALLGKGDFMNFFGLALLALLTIVCYAVLIPGYLRCKDKAYTFFVVAEILVLSLAASGLVGGGGH
- a CDS encoding D-alanyl-D-alanine carboxypeptidase family protein, whose translation is MTRASLLRKASPMANPSHHAVAGKVLAIVLALAFLLGGFATPLLPTDHAEAASTASARKTADSGTASSKLTEKKAAKKKTTKKSAKKKKRSKKTDTAVRKTSKTQKSAKKSGTAKRTAKAAAVATGTAVTAGAMGAALPIAAEDDARFCIINSAAAPRNPATLESLHSAEEGPTGSPDSPDSPDTPLTTDESDAHAAVDALAALVTGQMPDLGTDQGTDQESDQESVQPSVQAPDRRNSKSGSSSGKHADTQTAAYTPRPALQERMDKDLAPPKLPRDIKPPKRPHLNVKAAYLINMSTGQVYYEQNADKQIPPASITKLLTLYIVREALEKGKLSPRKTIPVSPRAARTSGSRMRLRKGEEVTIDELIKGISVVSANDACVAVAEYMGKGDASRFVREMNARAKKMGMTKTVFKNPNGLPAKGQYSTARDIAKLSIHYLKAFPESLSIHSMTSYTYNGSTHRNANSLLGRYEGADGLKTGFVCASGFNISATAKRDGTRLLAVVLGAQTPIIRQVETTKLLDYGFKLVEIQKKTGKRLASIQP
- a CDS encoding C-GCAxxG-C-C family protein, which codes for MENSSSDRPSAGEVAAGYFSEQFHCAEAVAKSVLNAKGECAKSAVACATAFGGGYGRSFDEACGALSGGLIAIGQLHGRRAPGESWDYPASLGAMLREAFVEEFGTTHCRALRERFGDAQEAECRNLVRFTADTLEEMLETPVQSSAKVACGCR
- a CDS encoding transferase codes for the protein MKLFALLLDRIIDRVNVNLRGLGFDVRLYVRVMAEYRYGGCSFACYGLSTYHPIHLQFNNSSLSGSYFLGRCKVRHSVLMRSDIRGDELKKKGQLWQIGDVSIPLYHDEIITIRNSFLDTTLVHSNSHSPESPEEFHIRNTVAMPYANIHGAPSEGSFIGTFGTIDLTTVHNCVIGHFAYIQAGEVRHEKFEPGTIFLRSPGSWEFHYQYDLAVLDKYIRHEEGEAPEGVFIDFAEPYEDAFAGLFASARQGHYPAGAGSFVSRYAVKRGDTTIGANVLVAQRSYLENAVISKGSNAQEKCYVINSVLGPCCVAAHGAKIVGARLEEKVFVGFNSFLRGTEEAPLTVGKDCIIMPHTIIDLEEPLHIPANRLVWGHIRNEADLATQTVDLDEFASGSGDVQIGHMCFRGDTGDFVRGFRERIEHILQENGAYWDGHDKDKGHAQNMKYLTFNIIQPYADGEAEGLYPTIDIRPIS
- a CDS encoding sulfite exporter TauE/SafE family protein, with amino-acid sequence MLKTVLNLFTNLCLWVSAIVFASPVAAMASAAADAGVVPGADGKPWWFWPVVLLFFCFVLGIIAVLAGVGGGVLFVPLVSGFFPFHIDFVRGAGLMVALAGALAAGPGLLKRNLASLRLALPVALIASACAIAGAMLGLYLSSLDPRYIQTALGATIMGIAVLLLCSKNSEYPVVTKQDAIGLALGIEGIYKDQGTGKEFHWKTHRTLPGLLLFIVIGLMAGMFGLGAGWANIPVLNLLMGAPLKVSVATSKFLLSITDTSAAWIYLNQGCVIPLMAIPSIIGLMAGSFVGVRLLAIAKPTFIRYMVIGVLFFAGFKALDKGLGLGILG
- the mutY gene encoding A/G-specific adenine glycosylase, producing the protein MLHTHDHSVFSATLLDWFDAHKRPLPWRTDYQPYHVWISEIMLQQTQMERGVDYFLRWTDRLPDIAAVAAASEDEVLKLWEGLGYYSRVRNLHKAARIIMERHGGVFPDDIASIRALPGIGDYTAGAIASIAFGQDVVCVDANVERVIARVCDMDSPVKQKENMAFIRATAESLLPSGKAREFNQAMMELGALVCSKKARCESCPVSRWCEALHLGIVQERPVPAPRKPITHLDVATGLLIRDGRIFIQKRPEHGVWAGFWEFPGGCVEEGEHPSETVVREFMEEMEFAVTPIDKITVINHGYTTYRVSLHCYFLKLDKGDGTPVLHAATEYRWVRFDELDNYTLPAGHRKLADALATDLRMAALLKA
- a CDS encoding histidine phosphatase family protein; this translates as MTHTEFGLIRHGLTPWNIEKRIQGQTNISLSDTGIAQATDWGSALAAQDWSRILCSDLNRAMQTATIINERLGSLPMSTDNRLREQHWGKWEGYKLVQLGETEQEEMERQKAAGWGFTPAGGESRLNVLHRTLNALRDCAERHPGERILVVTHLGCMKAVADHLTELRTGQPAQVKDPELTGSYHIHHIRCVQGDLSDIVLNVPL